The DNA segment TTATCCAGAAGTCAACCAAGGAGGGACAAATGCAGAACTCAGATTGGGAGCAGGCGCTGGCAGAAGCCCCGTTCACGGAAAAGGAAAAGCACCAACATCGCGTCATCATCCGGTGGTTTCTGGGCTATGGCCGGAAACGGCAACCCTCGGCACCGCCAGGCCGGGACTTGGCGAATGAATTTGATCGGGAGTTGCGGCGGACGCGGAATCCACCGGCGTGGCAGTTGAATCAGTGGCGCGCGGGACTGCCGTGGTTTCTGGAGTTTCTGGGAGAGAAGCCCGCAGCACAGAAGCCCGGGTCTGCGGCGTCGCCGAGTGGGAATCTGACGTGGCGCCACAGGTTGATCGGGCAACTTCGGCAGAAGCATGTATCGTATCGGGCGCAGAACCTTGTATCCGGGTGGCAGTGGTCGAGAGAAACTCATTCACAACCGGAGGGGAACGAAAGCGGCGTCCCTGGTGCCCCGGTGAGACTGAAACGAGGCCGTGAGTCGCGCATGGACGCATCCTCGTAATCGGGCCGGCGGGGGCCGGCAGCCCCGCGATACCCCCCGGTTTAGCACGTTGCGATTTGGGGATGGATTACCGTTGGGGCGTTGAGGAATTCGAGCGGACGCGCTGGGCGGCCAGTCGAAGCCTGATCGTACGCGGCGGGACGAGTTCTGCTACGACACCCCGCTTTCGCTCACAGTTGGCTTCAGAACAGCGTTTCCAGAGCCGGCCAAAGGAGAATCCCAGACACAGTTTGGCACAGATTTCCGGCCTTTCCGATGGCAGACACAACATTGGCACAAGTGCAGGTTCGGACACAATTTGGCACAAGATTTTGTTCCCATCGTTGCCGCTAGATGCCAGAAACAGCTTGCAAACACAGGCGATTCAGAGTATCTGTAGCGGCAAGAAATGGCACAGAAAGGCAACCATGAGCAACGACGAAAACCCTGAAAACTTGGTTTGGGACCAAGACGTCGCAGGTTCAAATCCTGTCGCTCCGACCATTCATTTAGGAGGATAACGCCAGACCCAATCCCCCCGCGTGAAGTCCGGCCCCGGCGGCTTGCCTTTCGTCAGCGCGACCTCACCACCGTCATCCTTTTCGTTCCAGCCGATGGAGTAGAGAATGAACTGCCCGCCGGCCGTTCGCTGATACCTCAGAGGCTCGCCATCAATCACGTCCATGCGAGGCCTTGCGAGGAATCGCGGCACCAGCGCCAGTATGGTGTCCGGGAATTGGCCGTTGGCCAGGCGATACCGCTCCAGCGCGCAGGCCGCGGTGGCCAGATCAAGCATGGCCTGTGCGGTCGCGGCCTTGATGGCGGTCTTGGTGAGAGCCGGAAACAACAGTCGGGCGAGAATATTGTAAGGCGTCGTTTTCCGGAGTTCTGGAGGATCCTCCATCTCCCGTGCTCGTTCGGGATAGGCGCGGTGCTCGGAGGCGTCGATCACCCGCAGCGTCCTCTCCTGATGAAGGCGGTTGATGTGAAGTTGATTCTGGTAAACGAATCCGCTCGGCGCCCAGGCCGTTACGCGCGTGATGTCCGCCGGTCCGGCTTCATCAGGAGCCGGCGCTGAAGCCGGGTATCGGCCTCGGCGCAACTTGTCCATCAGATCGTTGCTGAAGGCGCGTTCGCCGCGCATCGCGCGCAAGTAATCGGCCAGCAGATCCATCGATTCCAACGCGCGCTGAAGTTCGGCAAGCTGGGCTTCGTTCCAGCGATGCAGCGCCAGGCCTTCCCAGACGGAGTTCAGCATAATCTGGTTGATGGCGATCTGGACCAGGTAAGAGATGAGAAGAGGTTCGGCTTGGGAAGCTTGAGAGAGGCGAAGACCCAGTTTGATATCATTCAGCGCCTCGTCCGGTTGATTGGCGCTCAGAAACGCGATCGAGCGCAGCCGCAGCGCCTGGCTCAGCCCTTTTAGCGCCGCGAGATGCGGAAGCAACGCGTCGAACCCTTCTCCGTAATGGACTGGAAAATGCGCGTAGGGCCGGCGGCTCGCGTCACTCAATTCGGCCAGCACTCGGTCAAATTTGCCCAAAGCGAGGAGGACGTCTTGGGCCGGTTCTTGCGGCTGCGGTGCGGAAGGAAAGTTGGTGTTGGCGCGATAATACTGCTGCCACTCACGGAGATCCGTGAGTTCTCGGCGGTGCATTGTTCCCAAGGACGGCAACGTGACTTGGGGCTGGCGGGGGCCATAGATGTCCAACTGTTGAGTCCGTTGCCACCCATTGGTATCTTTCCATTTGACCTCTTGGGTTTGCGGGTTTCGCTCGTAGTCGAGTGAGGCCCAGAACGGCGTGGCAAAAAAATTCTGTTCCGGCGGCATCGGCTTGGGAACGAACGAAGCCAGATCGAAGCGTTCGCCTTTGGCTTCCCACTCGCGTTTGAATTTCTCCCACGCGCTTTTGCCGCGCCAATTCTCCTCGACGTAGATCAGAGCGATCACGGTCACAACGCTCGCGGCGGCCACGAGGAAGCGGCGAAGAATTCGCCAACTCAAGAGCCAACGTGCGAAGCGCAGAATCCAGGAGCGGTTCGCCGGAGAGGGTTCTTCGGGAGACGCGTTCATAACAAAGTGAGGTTAGGGCCGACTCGATAATTCGGTCGATTCACGCTTGAAGGGGAGCACACGCGCCCCGCGTGTTCCGACCGGCGCCTCGCCGGTCGGCAGGGCGCGTCGGAAATTCACTCAATGGCGCTTGTTCGATGGCACAGTTGTGGTTGGCGAGGGCGCCAACCACAGCACGCGAGGCGCGTGCGCTCCCCTGGAATACGTTCGATGCATTCGGCTCGGGAAATGACCGGTCACTCCTTGGACCAGGCACGAGCGAGGGTTCAGCCGCAGCCGATGTTGGAAAAGACTCGCTGAGTTCAGCGGCCAGGCGATGCTGTTCCCGCATGAACCTGAGCAAAGACTGGACTTGGAGAAGGGAGTCGCGATTCGATGCCGGATCAGGTTCAGTCGTTAAGGAATTCAGGGTCAGAATCGCCACCCAGACCGCGCCCAAACTGCACCAGGCGCGTCGGCAAGGCCAAATCAACTCGCGCCACACTTGCCGGCCGAGTTCCCCCCACAGTTCGTTCCTCGGACGGATCTCGGATGGGGATTCGAGCATGTCGGCGCGTTCCGGGGCGGAGCCGGGCATAAACTGTTCTTTGACGACCTGTTCTCGGATCGCGTCAAGCCGCGTTTGCGCCGGCGCGTGGCGTTTCAACAGAATTTCTCGGGGCGTTTTCATGGTACTTCGAGGACGAGTTTTCGAAGGGCTTTCCGCCAGGCCGCAAATGCCGGCGATTTCCTCCAGCGAGAATTCCTCGAGGAAATGGAGCACGAGCACGGAACGCTGCGGCCAGGGGAGATGCTCCAGAAGGTTCACAAACTCCTCCTCCTGTTCTTTCCGGATGAGCCATTGCTCCGGGGTGAGGTCTTCCTCCGCCCAATGTTCCAAGTGGGTTTCGTCGAGTGGATCCTCGGGCCTGCGTTTCCTCCAATGTTGAAGGCATTTCTGATGCGCGATGCCGAAGAGCCACGCGCCAAATTTCTCATCCTCCCGCAGCCGTTCGATGTGCCGCGCGGCGTTGACGAATGTTTCCTGGACGAGATCCAGGCTCGCTTGTTCGTCGCGGACGAGATCGAAGACATAGACATAGAGCGGCAACTGGTAGCGCTTGAAGAGAGCATCCCAGACGTCCGGTTCCCCGGCTCTGGCTTCTCTCACCGGCAGTGGTGATTCGCAAGTCACTCCAGCCATTTACACCCAGTAGAATGCAGGCGGCGAGAAAAGGTTCAAACACTCACCCATTTACTGTGCAGACCGTGGGATTGACGACAGATCGACCGGAGACCCGTAGCGCAGATTTTCCATCTGCGGTATCGCCGATTTCCAATCGGCAGGGCGCCGGCAAGTCCCAGCGGGCTCGGACTGGGAGACGCCCCGCAGAATACAATTCTGCGATACGGCAGAGTGCAACTCTGCGCTACGAGCTTTGTCGTCCATCCCGCGGACCAAGCAGTAGTGACCACTCCACGCAGGCGCGTGGGGTCCCCATCGGACCTGAATACTTACGGCTCAGCCGGCGGCCCAGCGTCGGCGAAAGACGGCAAAGATCAGCAAGCCCAGACCGGCAAACAGCGCGTATTCACCTGGCTCCGGCACGGCGCTGAAAGTCTGCCCGGAATTGCCCCCGCCGGGGGAATCATCCGTGAAGGTCGTCCATTGAAATTCGCCATAGAGATGGCCGGTGCCGGTCAAGCCAAGCGAGGCGCCGGACGCCGTGCTGCTGGATTCTGCGACCCCGATGTCGGTGGAGGTGAGTCCGCTCGCCACGCCTCCACTGGCTTGGAACGCACCTTCATAGCTCAAGAATTGCAGAACGCTCCCCGACTGATCCAACGCAAAACCATCCGGCGCGCCATTTTGAATGCCGCTGATGTTCTTCGAATAGAGCGTGTAGTTCCCGGCGGTTGAGCCGACGCTGAACGTGCTGAGCTTGTGGCTTCCGTAACTCGTCCCGTCGCTTCCCCGATACAACGTCAAGGTCACCGACGCCAAATCCGTCAAACTGGACGGCGCCGCGATTTCAAAGAACTCGCCTGTGTCCGTGCCCGAATTGTCATAGTGGAATTCATTGACCCAGATGAGTTGGGCCTGGGTTTTGAATGCGGCAAACGTGATGACGCCGATAGCGAAGACCAGTTTTTTCATAGGACAAACCTCACTTGTTTGGGAGCTTCGACCGGAATGATCGGGCTCCTTGTTGGGGCAATTTCTAGGCGGAAGAGGCCCTGAA comes from the Verrucomicrobiota bacterium genome and includes:
- a CDS encoding sigma-70 family RNA polymerase sigma factor, whose protein sequence is MAGVTCESPLPVREARAGEPDVWDALFKRYQLPLYVYVFDLVRDEQASLDLVQETFVNAARHIERLREDEKFGAWLFGIAHQKCLQHWRKRRPEDPLDETHLEHWAEEDLTPEQWLIRKEQEEEFVNLLEHLPWPQRSVLVLHFLEEFSLEEIAGICGLAESPSKTRPRSTMKTPREILLKRHAPAQTRLDAIREQVVKEQFMPGSAPERADMLESPSEIRPRNELWGELGRQVWRELIWPCRRAWCSLGAVWVAILTLNSLTTEPDPASNRDSLLQVQSLLRFMREQHRLAAELSESFPTSAAAEPSLVPGPRSDRSFPEPNASNVFQGSARASRAVVGALANHNCAIEQAPLSEFPTRPADRRGAGRNTRGACAPLQA
- a CDS encoding PEP-CTERM sorting domain-containing protein (PEP-CTERM proteins occur, often in large numbers, in the proteomes of bacteria that also encode an exosortase, a predicted intramembrane cysteine proteinase. The presence of a PEP-CTERM domain at a protein's C-terminus predicts cleavage within the sorting domain, followed by covalent anchoring to some some component of the (usually Gram-negative) cell surface. Many PEP-CTERM proteins exhibit an unusual sequence composition that includes large numbers of potential glycosylation sites. Expression of one such protein has been shown restore the ability of a bacterium to form floc, a type of biofilm.) — encoded protein: MKKLVFAIGVITFAAFKTQAQLIWVNEFHYDNSGTDTGEFFEIAAPSSLTDLASVTLTLYRGSDGTSYGSHKLSTFSVGSTAGNYTLYSKNISGIQNGAPDGFALDQSGSVLQFLSYEGAFQASGGVASGLTSTDIGVAESSSTASGASLGLTGTGHLYGEFQWTTFTDDSPGGGNSGQTFSAVPEPGEYALFAGLGLLIFAVFRRRWAAG